The Herbaspirillum sp. RTI4 genome has a segment encoding these proteins:
- a CDS encoding response regulator transcription factor — protein sequence MTKVLLIDDDVELTGMLKEYFEQEGFEVTAVHDGATGVTEALSGLYAIAILDVMMPRLSGVEALGKIRAGSSMPVLMLTARGDNADRITGLELGADDYVAKPCTPRELTARLRAILRRTLRDPVVPEEEGLKPVIVGALSMWPAQRYAEWGGKPLALTSTEFNLLEILARNVGRPVSKSILSEEGLGRPLARFDRNIDVHLSSLRQKLGLLADGRSCIQTVYRLGYQFIRE from the coding sequence ATGACCAAAGTTCTTCTGATAGATGATGATGTCGAGCTGACCGGCATGCTCAAGGAATATTTCGAGCAGGAAGGCTTCGAGGTGACGGCCGTGCATGATGGCGCGACCGGTGTGACGGAAGCGCTTTCCGGTCTGTATGCGATTGCGATTCTTGATGTGATGATGCCGCGTCTGAGTGGTGTCGAGGCGCTCGGGAAAATCCGGGCCGGCAGCAGTATGCCGGTGCTGATGTTGACGGCAAGGGGCGATAACGCCGACCGCATTACCGGTCTGGAGTTGGGCGCAGACGATTACGTTGCCAAGCCATGCACGCCGCGCGAGTTGACTGCACGTCTGCGTGCCATCCTGCGACGCACCCTGCGCGATCCGGTTGTGCCGGAGGAGGAGGGGCTCAAGCCGGTGATCGTCGGTGCTTTGTCCATGTGGCCGGCGCAACGTTATGCAGAGTGGGGAGGAAAACCGCTGGCGCTGACCAGCACCGAATTTAATCTGCTGGAAATCCTTGCGCGCAATGTCGGGCGTCCGGTGAGTAAAAGTATTTTGTCGGAAGAAGGCCTGGGCCGACCGCTGGCGCGCTTCGACCGCAATATCGACGTGCATCTGAGCAGTTTGCGGCAAAAACTGGGATTACTGGCCGATGGCCGTTCCTGCATCCAGACGGTTTATCGTCTCGGTTATCAATTTATTCGGGAGTAA
- a CDS encoding ATP-binding protein, which produces MGRLFWKFFTFILLVQLLVPLSIGVTFWLKDRARDKNAQYLDMGPPAVFMINAAAATLRFDGTQAFADFEQGNDGRHRLYAIDASGHDLLGRTVNADMVQDARRVLAEHDVRPVVRMVTAANGLEYLLLLSDEEQMRGPPRGFGPGPGPGLFFFGKNPHSSQEFALHELMPVVMAVIASLIFAALLAWYFSKPIRTLRLAFKAVAGGNLDTKVGPDMGPRRDELADLGRDFDSMAGQLRDLMDGQRRLLHDVSHELRSPLARMQAAIGLARQQPDKVDVTLERIERESIRMDKLVDELLTLSRLESGVAPALSEEIHIDEIIREVVDDARFEATAKGCAVEWRGDGKVSIDGQPELIHRAIENVVRNAVRHTAAGSSVILQSKIDFALRELSLAILDHGPGAPEQLLTAIFAPFFRGESGASNPGGSGLGLAIAQRVVEMHGGVIRASNRPEGGLCVEIRLPFSVVR; this is translated from the coding sequence GTGGGGCGTCTTTTCTGGAAATTCTTTACCTTTATCCTGCTGGTTCAGTTGCTGGTGCCGCTTTCTATCGGCGTCACGTTTTGGCTCAAGGATCGCGCCCGCGATAAAAATGCCCAGTATCTGGATATGGGGCCGCCTGCGGTATTCATGATCAATGCCGCTGCGGCCACGCTGCGGTTTGACGGGACGCAGGCATTTGCCGATTTCGAGCAGGGCAACGACGGACGGCATCGCTTGTATGCGATCGATGCCAGCGGCCATGACTTGTTGGGTCGTACAGTCAACGCCGACATGGTCCAAGACGCCCGACGCGTGCTGGCCGAGCATGATGTGCGACCAGTGGTGCGGATGGTAACGGCGGCCAACGGTCTGGAGTATTTATTACTTTTATCGGATGAAGAGCAAATGCGCGGGCCGCCACGCGGTTTTGGTCCGGGGCCGGGGCCTGGATTATTCTTTTTTGGGAAAAACCCCCATTCTTCGCAAGAGTTTGCTCTGCATGAGCTGATGCCGGTCGTCATGGCCGTGATCGCCAGTCTGATTTTCGCGGCTTTGCTGGCATGGTATTTTTCCAAGCCGATTCGAACTTTGCGGCTGGCCTTCAAAGCGGTGGCGGGAGGCAATCTGGATACCAAGGTCGGGCCGGACATGGGTCCGCGGCGCGATGAACTCGCCGATCTCGGGCGCGACTTTGACAGCATGGCCGGTCAGTTGCGGGACTTGATGGATGGGCAGCGACGCTTGTTGCATGATGTTTCGCATGAACTGCGCTCGCCGCTGGCGCGCATGCAGGCGGCGATCGGTCTGGCGCGGCAGCAGCCGGACAAAGTAGACGTGACGCTGGAGCGCATCGAGCGCGAGAGTATCCGCATGGATAAGCTGGTGGATGAATTGCTGACTTTATCGCGACTGGAGTCCGGCGTCGCGCCGGCCCTGAGCGAAGAAATTCATATCGACGAGATCATCCGCGAAGTCGTCGACGATGCCCGTTTTGAAGCGACTGCCAAAGGATGCGCCGTGGAGTGGCGCGGGGATGGCAAGGTCAGCATCGACGGCCAGCCGGAGCTGATTCACAGAGCGATTGAAAATGTGGTGCGCAATGCGGTCAGGCATACGGCAGCAGGCAGTAGCGTGATCTTGCAGAGCAAGATTGATTTTGCGCTGCGGGAGTTGTCGCTGGCGATTCTCGATCACGGTCCCGGTGCGCCTGAGCAATTGCTGACCGCGATTTTCGCGCCGTTTTTCCGTGGCGAGTCCGGTGCCAGCAATCCCGGCGGGAGTGGTTTGGGTCTGGCGATTGCGCAACGTGTGGTCGAGATGCATGGTGGCGTGATTCGCGCTTCGAATCGGCCGGAAGGGGGCTTGTGCGTGGAAATCCGTTTGCCTTTCAGCGTGGTTCGCTAA
- a CDS encoding leucyl aminopeptidase has translation MDFSIKTLDGKTPVTAQKTGCLVVGVLDGKKLASGAQALAGNPAIVAALKSGDLSGKPGSTLLLRDVAGVTAQRVLLVGMGSDEAILEKSFSTAAASIIRTLATLGATDALLALPLQAIKDRDAAWAINVLVAAGRDSIYRPDALKSKKDPVPTGVSKIAFAADKAETPVFKLAIAQSVALANGVELTKELGNLAANVCTPTYLANTAKKLARDFKLGVEVLDRKQLEALKMGSFLSVTNGSDQPPKFIVIKHLGGKIKDAPVVLVGKGITFDSGGISLKPGSGMDEMKYDMCGAASVLGTFRAIAEMQLKLNVIGIIPTCENMPSGSATKPGDIVTSMAGLTIEVLNTDAEGRLVLCDALTYAERFNPAVVVDIATLTGACIVALGHHNSGLFTRSDAPHDKLANELLAAGKTSGDTAWRMPIEDAYQEQLKSNFADIANIGGQPAGSVTAACFLERFTKKYTWAHLDIAGTAWKSGAAKGATGRPVPLLTNFLIGRAKAA, from the coding sequence ATGGACTTTAGCATAAAAACTTTGGATGGCAAGACCCCCGTGACGGCGCAAAAGACCGGCTGTCTGGTCGTAGGCGTACTGGATGGCAAGAAGCTGGCCTCCGGCGCACAGGCCCTCGCCGGCAATCCTGCCATCGTCGCCGCGCTCAAGTCGGGCGACCTGTCCGGCAAACCGGGTTCCACACTGCTGTTGCGCGATGTCGCCGGCGTCACCGCGCAACGCGTACTGCTGGTCGGCATGGGCAGCGACGAGGCCATTCTGGAGAAATCCTTCAGCACCGCCGCTGCCTCCATCATCCGCACGCTGGCCACGCTGGGAGCGACCGATGCCCTGCTCGCCTTGCCCCTGCAAGCGATCAAAGACCGCGACGCTGCCTGGGCCATCAACGTCCTCGTCGCCGCCGGCCGCGACAGCATCTATCGTCCCGATGCACTGAAAAGCAAAAAAGACCCGGTGCCTACCGGCGTGAGCAAGATCGCCTTTGCCGCCGACAAGGCCGAAACGCCGGTCTTCAAACTGGCGATCGCGCAAAGCGTGGCGCTGGCCAATGGCGTCGAGCTGACCAAGGAACTGGGCAATCTGGCCGCCAATGTCTGCACGCCGACTTATCTGGCCAATACCGCCAAAAAACTGGCACGCGATTTCAAGCTGGGCGTCGAAGTTCTGGACCGCAAACAACTGGAAGCCCTGAAAATGGGTAGCTTCCTCTCGGTCACCAACGGCAGCGATCAGCCGCCCAAGTTCATCGTGATCAAGCATCTCGGCGGCAAAATCAAGGATGCCCCGGTCGTGCTGGTCGGTAAAGGCATTACCTTCGATAGCGGCGGGATCTCGCTCAAGCCGGGTTCCGGCATGGATGAAATGAAGTACGACATGTGTGGCGCGGCCTCGGTCCTCGGCACTTTCCGCGCCATCGCGGAAATGCAGTTGAAGCTCAACGTCATCGGCATCATCCCGACCTGTGAAAACATGCCGTCCGGCAGCGCTACCAAGCCGGGCGACATCGTGACCTCGATGGCCGGTCTGACGATTGAAGTGCTCAACACCGATGCCGAAGGCCGTCTGGTGCTGTGCGATGCACTGACCTACGCCGAACGCTTTAATCCGGCCGTGGTCGTCGATATCGCCACGCTGACCGGTGCCTGCATCGTCGCGCTGGGCCATCACAACTCCGGCCTGTTCACCCGCAGCGATGCGCCGCACGACAAACTGGCCAACGAGTTGCTGGCGGCCGGCAAGACTTCCGGCGACACCGCATGGCGCATGCCTATCGAAGACGCCTATCAGGAACAGCTGAAGTCGAATTTCGCTGACATCGCCAATATCGGCGGCCAACCGGCCGGCAGCGTGACAGCGGCCTGCTTCCTGGAACGCTTCACCAAGAAATACACTTGGGCGCATCTGGATATTGCCGGCACCGCATGGAAAAGCGGCGCTGCCAAGGGTGCTACCGGCCGACCTGTGCCTTTGCTGACCAACTTCCTGATCGGACGCGCCAAAGCCGCTTAA
- the lptF gene encoding LPS export ABC transporter permease LptF, whose protein sequence is MIFQRALRRELVSTAGAVFTTLFTITITVMLVKILGQAAGGQINSGDVLALIGFQALNYLPVILILTGFISVLLVVTRSYQDSEMVVWFASGMSLTRWVAPILRFGWPIIVLTVVLSFVATPWANQKSAEFRARFEKRDDIARVSPGKFQESASANRIFFVEGFSGDATKVKNIFINTVREDGKSNIVVAREGEMQTDQYGQKFVVMEKGRRYDGMPDQANFQMIEFQRYGILVGNTSQTAAGDKSARELSTLGLLQKPTNYNLAELMWRVSLPLMALLLMLLAIPLSFVNPRAGRSIGLLIALLLFVTYSNMVSFLQATVAQGRLSFMMGWWPIHLAILLLTGLLFLWRLNVNSRYHPLVFWLVLRRAVLLRQ, encoded by the coding sequence ATGATTTTTCAGCGCGCACTCAGACGCGAACTGGTGAGCACCGCCGGTGCCGTTTTCACCACGCTTTTCACTATTACGATCACCGTGATGCTGGTCAAGATTCTGGGCCAGGCCGCCGGAGGCCAGATCAATTCGGGCGATGTCCTGGCGCTGATCGGTTTTCAGGCGCTCAATTATTTGCCGGTGATTTTGATTCTGACCGGTTTCATTTCCGTGTTGCTGGTCGTGACCCGCAGCTATCAGGATTCCGAAATGGTGGTCTGGTTTGCGTCCGGCATGAGCCTGACGCGCTGGGTCGCGCCAATATTGCGCTTCGGCTGGCCTATCATTGTGTTGACCGTGGTGCTGAGTTTTGTGGCGACGCCGTGGGCCAATCAGAAGAGCGCCGAATTCCGCGCGCGCTTTGAAAAACGCGACGATATCGCCCGTGTCTCTCCCGGAAAATTTCAGGAATCCGCCAGCGCCAACCGCATCTTTTTCGTCGAAGGTTTTTCCGGTGACGCCACCAAGGTGAAAAATATTTTCATCAATACCGTCAGAGAAGACGGCAAGAGCAACATTGTGGTGGCGCGCGAAGGTGAAATGCAGACCGATCAATACGGTCAGAAATTCGTCGTCATGGAGAAGGGCCGGCGTTATGACGGTATGCCGGATCAGGCGAATTTTCAGATGATCGAATTCCAGCGCTATGGGATTCTGGTCGGCAATACCTCGCAAACTGCGGCTGGCGATAAATCGGCGCGCGAGCTGTCGACCTTGGGGCTGCTGCAAAAACCGACGAATTACAATCTGGCCGAACTGATGTGGCGCGTGTCGCTGCCGCTGATGGCGCTGCTGCTGATGCTGCTGGCGATTCCGCTGTCGTTCGTCAATCCGCGTGCGGGTCGTTCCATCGGTTTGCTGATTGCCTTGCTGCTGTTTGTCACGTATAGCAACATGGTGAGTTTTTTGCAGGCCACGGTAGCGCAAGGTCGTCTGAGTTTCATGATGGGCTGGTGGCCTATCCATCTGGCGATATTGTTGCTGACCGGCTTGCTGTTCCTGTGGCGGCTTAACGTCAACAGCCGCTATCATCCGCTCGTTTTCTGGCTGGTGCTGCGCCGCGCTGTGCTGTTGCGCCAATGA
- the lptG gene encoding LPS export ABC transporter permease LptG — translation MKVLQKYFVTEIVRSVSFALIAFMALFSFFDLIGELESVGRNGYTLQRALLYVVMGLPATAYDLMPIAVLIGTIYTLAQFAARSEFTIMRVSSLSTVQAAGMLVRIGVIFALLTILFGEFIAPKAAEWAERLKLQAQGSAVSQEFRSGLWAKDVIRTQGLTGDVIGSRFLNIRKMQPDGSLEGVKMYELDNDFHLAMTVTAKRGEYLGNHLWQLSEVTEAHFGNKPGDKQGDKPSDKSGSVQAKALDITAPISITTVATRTLVSEVTPEILSVVFANPDRMSAYDLRAYTKHLAANNQRTDRYEIAFWKKVVYPLSIFVMLALALPFAYMHFRAGGVSLKIFTGIMIGVMFQLINSLFSHLGLLNTWPPFLTAIVPSLLFLLLGLGTLRWAERH, via the coding sequence ATGAAAGTTCTGCAAAAATATTTTGTTACCGAAATCGTGCGTTCGGTCTCGTTCGCGCTGATTGCCTTTATGGCGCTGTTCTCGTTTTTCGATTTGATCGGGGAGCTCGAATCGGTGGGCCGCAACGGCTATACCTTGCAACGTGCCTTGTTGTATGTGGTGATGGGTTTGCCGGCGACGGCGTATGACCTGATGCCGATCGCGGTCTTGATCGGCACGATCTATACGCTGGCGCAATTTGCGGCACGCTCGGAATTCACGATCATGCGGGTGTCGAGTCTGTCGACGGTGCAGGCGGCCGGGATGCTGGTCAGAATTGGTGTGATCTTTGCGCTGCTGACGATTCTCTTCGGTGAATTCATTGCGCCCAAAGCGGCGGAGTGGGCGGAAAGACTCAAGTTGCAGGCGCAGGGCAGTGCGGTGTCGCAAGAATTTCGCTCCGGTCTGTGGGCCAAGGATGTGATCCGGACGCAGGGCTTGACCGGCGATGTGATCGGTTCGCGCTTTTTGAATATACGGAAAATGCAGCCGGACGGTAGTCTGGAAGGCGTCAAGATGTATGAGCTGGATAATGATTTCCATCTGGCGATGACGGTGACGGCCAAACGGGGCGAGTATCTGGGAAATCACCTCTGGCAGTTGTCGGAGGTGACCGAAGCGCACTTCGGCAATAAGCCAGGAGACAAGCAAGGAGATAAGCCAAGCGATAAGTCCGGCAGCGTGCAGGCGAAAGCGCTCGATATTACGGCACCGATTTCGATTACTACGGTGGCTACGCGCACCCTGGTGTCGGAAGTGACGCCGGAAATTCTGTCGGTCGTGTTTGCCAATCCAGACCGCATGTCGGCGTATGACCTGCGCGCCTATACCAAGCATCTGGCGGCGAATAATCAGCGCACTGACCGTTACGAAATCGCTTTCTGGAAGAAAGTCGTTTACCCCCTGTCGATCTTTGTGATGCTGGCGCTGGCTTTGCCCTTCGCGTACATGCATTTCCGCGCAGGCGGAGTGAGTCTGAAAATTTTTACGGGCATTATGATCGGCGTCATGTTTCAATTAATCAATAGTTTGTTTTCGCATCTCGGCCTGCTCAATACCTGGCCGCCCTTCCTCACGGCCATTGTGCCCAGTCTGCTGTTTCTGCTGCTGGGATTAGGGACGCTGCGTTGGGCGGAGCGGCATTGA
- a CDS encoding CbiX/SirB N-terminal domain-containing protein — protein sequence MSAALVLFAHGARDPRWAEPFQRLLLSTRARLPQVRVELAFLELMEPGVPQLAAQLAAEGVQSVTLVPVFLGQGGHLRRDLPLIVEECRQAHPTLEFTIVAPIGEDDAVLEAIAGYCAAALPLK from the coding sequence TTGAGCGCCGCACTGGTGTTATTCGCCCACGGCGCACGCGATCCGCGTTGGGCCGAGCCGTTTCAGCGCTTGCTGCTGAGTACCCGGGCGCGTTTGCCGCAGGTCAGGGTCGAGCTGGCGTTTCTGGAGCTGATGGAGCCCGGCGTGCCGCAACTGGCGGCGCAGCTGGCGGCAGAGGGCGTGCAGAGTGTGACGCTGGTCCCGGTATTTCTCGGGCAGGGTGGGCATCTGCGGCGTGACCTGCCGTTGATTGTGGAGGAGTGCCGTCAGGCGCATCCGACGCTGGAATTCACGATTGTCGCGCCGATTGGCGAGGACGATGCGGTGCTGGAGGCGATTGCCGGCTACTGTGCAGCAGCCTTGCCGCTCAAGTAG
- a CDS encoding LexA family transcriptional regulator, which translates to MEFKHRLKELLNAKDGGNMTPLARFCGVTPQAVQQWVSKGTTPRVHRITQIATYFGITEQDLIYGEAVAAMLYAAIPVANRVNLISSEPAEAIYETAGGISERLFEIPCRVAPNSCGGSSLPNEGKELGDTVLKELSFFQKYRLDPENAFAILADGNGMADYIIDGDTVIFDHSCTEPQSGKIFVIAHPDGLRIKQLRREIDGSWILENRNTDKHRYPDERLAPEQGALLKIHGRFVYRQGG; encoded by the coding sequence ATGGAATTCAAACACAGATTAAAAGAACTGCTCAACGCCAAGGATGGCGGCAACATGACCCCTCTGGCGAGGTTCTGCGGTGTCACGCCGCAAGCAGTGCAGCAATGGGTCTCCAAAGGCACCACGCCACGCGTCCACAGAATTACGCAAATCGCGACTTATTTCGGCATTACTGAACAAGATCTGATCTATGGCGAAGCCGTTGCCGCCATGCTGTATGCGGCGATACCCGTGGCCAACCGGGTCAATCTGATCAGCTCGGAACCGGCCGAAGCAATCTACGAAACGGCAGGAGGCATCTCGGAGCGCCTGTTTGAAATCCCTTGCCGGGTCGCGCCCAACTCATGCGGCGGCAGCTCGCTGCCGAATGAGGGGAAGGAGCTGGGGGATACGGTACTCAAGGAGTTATCGTTTTTCCAGAAATATCGACTGGACCCCGAGAATGCCTTCGCCATCCTGGCCGACGGCAACGGCATGGCTGACTATATTATCGATGGCGACACCGTCATCTTCGATCATTCCTGCACCGAACCGCAAAGCGGGAAAATTTTCGTCATCGCCCATCCTGACGGTTTACGCATCAAGCAACTGCGACGCGAAATAGACGGCTCCTGGATATTGGAAAACAGAAATACAGACAAACACCGCTATCCCGACGAGCGTCTCGCCCCCGAACAGGGTGCCTTGCTCAAGATACACGGCCGGTTTGTTTATCGTCAGGGTGGCTAG
- a CDS encoding helix-turn-helix domain-containing protein produces the protein MENAILKACRLVGGQSKLAKALGISPQAVQQWVSRQFAPACRCRAIETATLGRVSRFELRPDIFGDGSDRGDKGDRGDESLGASVTDFSEAKEAGQTSRDGATAPPYSLDVEEMD, from the coding sequence ATGGAAAACGCCATCCTAAAAGCATGTCGCCTCGTCGGTGGTCAGTCGAAACTGGCCAAAGCATTGGGCATTTCACCGCAAGCTGTACAGCAATGGGTATCGCGCCAATTCGCCCCAGCCTGTCGCTGCCGGGCGATTGAAACGGCCACCCTGGGCAGGGTCAGCCGGTTTGAACTCCGGCCCGACATCTTTGGCGATGGGAGTGATAGGGGTGACAAGGGTGATAGGGGCGATGAGAGCCTTGGGGCGAGCGTCACCGATTTCAGCGAAGCGAAGGAGGCGGGCCAGACGAGCCGGGATGGGGCTACTGCCCCGCCGTATTCCCTCGATGTGGAGGAGATGGACTAG
- a CDS encoding M48 family metalloprotease, translating into MAEKHPGKQPRRFSGRYAGLLLLTLLGACAGPSAPPQSITTPSSGASASSAAISKDQVALRTLLDQQNRLYRVAAPLLVTNAGLCRAGARNLLGFTAKNKYSFPAELSKAAEKAGFGERLQVTGVLPDSGAQKSDVQVGDRLLAVADKSLPPGQDAEQRAAQLLGPLMLNARNGIKLMLERGTEPVSTTVPLTRACAYSIELGNTDNVNSYSDGRRILITQGMLDFTKTDEELAFVIAKEMAHSSLGHVQRQKMMAIAGGIIDNLTKTRPDSTTLSGSPALRPYPQDMDGNADTLSLYMLVRAGYKIDDAPAFWRRLATRYPASTPNSHTALHPSFASRMTVMERSLRTIKMKQETGKPLAP; encoded by the coding sequence ATGGCAGAAAAACACCCCGGCAAGCAGCCTCGCCGATTTTCCGGCAGGTATGCCGGCTTGTTGTTGCTCACGCTGCTCGGTGCCTGCGCCGGGCCGTCCGCACCGCCGCAATCGATCACGACCCCCTCCTCCGGCGCCTCCGCTTCCAGCGCAGCGATATCGAAAGACCAGGTCGCGCTGCGCACCTTGCTCGACCAGCAAAACCGACTGTATCGCGTTGCTGCGCCGCTGTTGGTCACCAACGCAGGCCTGTGCCGTGCTGGCGCGCGCAATCTGCTTGGATTTACGGCCAAAAATAAGTACTCGTTTCCGGCCGAACTGAGTAAGGCAGCAGAAAAAGCCGGTTTTGGTGAGCGATTGCAAGTCACCGGTGTATTGCCGGACAGTGGCGCGCAAAAAAGCGATGTGCAGGTCGGCGACCGACTGTTGGCCGTTGCCGATAAGTCCTTGCCGCCGGGACAGGACGCCGAACAACGCGCCGCCCAATTACTGGGCCCGCTGATGCTCAACGCCCGTAACGGCATCAAGCTGATGCTGGAACGAGGTACGGAACCGGTCTCCACCACGGTGCCGCTGACCCGGGCCTGCGCCTATAGCATCGAATTGGGCAATACCGATAACGTCAACAGCTACAGCGATGGCCGCCGCATACTGATCACGCAAGGCATGCTGGACTTCACCAAGACCGACGAGGAACTGGCCTTCGTCATCGCCAAGGAAATGGCGCATAGCTCGCTGGGTCATGTTCAACGTCAGAAAATGATGGCGATCGCCGGTGGCATTATCGACAACCTGACAAAAACCCGCCCCGATAGCACGACTCTTTCCGGCAGCCCGGCGCTACGCCCTTATCCGCAGGATATGGATGGAAACGCCGATACCCTCTCGCTCTATATGCTGGTACGGGCCGGTTATAAGATTGACGATGCGCCGGCTTTCTGGCGGCGACTGGCCACACGTTATCCGGCCAGTACGCCTAATTCCCACACCGCGCTGCATCCTTCCTTTGCTTCACGCATGACAGTGATGGAAAGAAGCCTGCGCACCATCAAGATGAAACAGGAAACCGGCAAACCTCTGGCGCCCTAG
- the dut gene encoding dUTP diphosphatase, which produces MKIIDVKILSPLLQGQLPAYATPGSAGLDLRACIDAPLTIAPGTTHLIPTGLAIHLADPAYAAMILPRSGLGHKHGIVLGNLVGLIDSDYQGELMISTWNRGTTEFVLQPLDRLAQLVIVPVLQVGFNVVDDFDASSRGIDGFGSTGK; this is translated from the coding sequence ATGAAAATCATTGACGTCAAAATTCTCAGTCCTCTGTTGCAAGGCCAATTGCCTGCTTACGCCACCCCCGGCAGCGCCGGTCTTGACCTGCGCGCCTGCATCGATGCGCCACTGACCATCGCGCCCGGCACGACCCACCTGATCCCGACCGGGCTGGCGATTCACCTGGCCGATCCGGCCTATGCCGCGATGATTCTGCCGCGCAGCGGACTGGGTCACAAACACGGCATCGTGCTGGGTAATCTGGTCGGACTGATCGACTCCGATTACCAGGGCGAACTGATGATCTCGACCTGGAACCGCGGCACGACCGAATTCGTGCTGCAACCACTGGACAGGCTGGCGCAACTGGTGATCGTGCCGGTGCTGCAAGTCGGCTTCAACGTGGTGGACGATTTTGACGCCAGCAGCCGCGGCATCGATGGTTTCGGCAGCACTGGCAAGTAA
- the coaBC gene encoding bifunctional phosphopantothenoylcysteine decarboxylase/phosphopantothenate--cysteine ligase CoaBC: MDLAGKKILLGLSGGIACYKAAELTRALIKAGASVQVVMTDAATHFITPVTMQALSGHPVHTDQWDARIANNMAHIDLTRSIDAIVIAPCSADFMFKLAHGVCDDLLSTLCLARPAGTPLLIAPAMNVEMWQNPATRRNAALLQQDGVALLGPGSGDQACGETGPGRMREPAQLLEAVIASFQPKLLAGKRLLLTAGPTFEAIDPVRGITNLSSGKMGYALARAAQQAGAEVTLVSGPTALAVPDHVRCIPVQTALQMHAAVMAHVAGQDVFIAVAAVADWRVANASATKLKKNDAGDAPQLQFIANPDILAEVAALPQRPYCVGFAAESDHLEQNGAAKRLKKNVPLLVGNIGPDTFGQDNNALVLFDEHGYLSLPPADKHTLARKLIAEIARRLH, from the coding sequence ATGGATCTGGCGGGTAAAAAAATTCTCTTGGGCTTGAGCGGCGGTATCGCCTGCTACAAGGCGGCGGAACTGACGCGGGCGCTGATCAAGGCCGGTGCGTCGGTGCAGGTGGTCATGACCGACGCCGCCACGCATTTCATCACGCCGGTCACAATGCAGGCCTTGTCGGGCCATCCCGTCCATACCGATCAGTGGGATGCGCGCATCGCCAACAACATGGCCCACATCGACCTCACACGCAGCATCGATGCCATCGTGATTGCACCTTGCTCGGCGGATTTCATGTTCAAGCTGGCGCATGGGGTGTGCGACGATCTGCTGTCAACGCTGTGTCTGGCGCGGCCAGCCGGCACACCGCTATTGATCGCGCCAGCGATGAATGTGGAAATGTGGCAAAACCCGGCTACCCGTCGCAACGCCGCGCTATTGCAGCAAGATGGCGTGGCGCTACTCGGACCCGGCTCCGGCGATCAGGCCTGCGGCGAAACCGGTCCGGGCCGGATGCGGGAACCGGCGCAATTGCTGGAAGCCGTGATTGCGTCCTTTCAACCCAAACTGCTGGCGGGAAAACGTCTGCTGCTGACCGCCGGGCCGACCTTTGAAGCCATCGATCCGGTGCGCGGCATCACGAATTTGTCCTCCGGAAAAATGGGCTATGCGCTGGCACGCGCAGCGCAACAGGCGGGTGCCGAGGTGACTCTGGTATCCGGCCCGACTGCGCTGGCGGTGCCCGATCATGTGCGCTGCATCCCGGTACAAACCGCGTTGCAAATGCATGCGGCGGTGATGGCGCATGTCGCCGGGCAGGATGTGTTCATCGCCGTGGCGGCAGTGGCGGACTGGCGGGTGGCGAACGCCAGCGCCACCAAACTCAAAAAGAATGACGCCGGCGATGCGCCGCAACTGCAATTTATTGCCAATCCCGACATCCTCGCGGAAGTGGCAGCACTGCCACAACGTCCCTATTGCGTCGGCTTCGCTGCTGAATCCGACCATCTGGAGCAGAACGGCGCGGCCAAACGGCTGAAAAAGAATGTGCCGCTGCTGGTCGGCAATATCGGCCCGGACACTTTCGGGCAGGATAACAATGCGCTGGTCCTGTTCGACGAACATGGCTACCTCAGTCTGCCGCCCGCCGACAAACACACACTGGCCCGCAAGCTGATTGCTGAAATCGCGCGCCGGCTGCATTAA